From a single Capsicum annuum cultivar UCD-10X-F1 chromosome 12, UCD10Xv1.1, whole genome shotgun sequence genomic region:
- the LOC107852838 gene encoding LOW QUALITY PROTEIN: acetyl-CoA-benzylalcohol acetyltransferase (The sequence of the model RefSeq protein was modified relative to this genomic sequence to represent the inferred CDS: substituted 1 base at 1 genomic stop codon) — protein sequence MAFEKENMKVEIVSTKFIKPSLPTPNHLQNYKLSFFDQIADEAHLPLVLFYPPTNNINYATHEXQFEQSLSRILTHVYPISGRFIEDDDSISCKDQGVKFVKAKVNSKLNEFLEKAHKDVNLALLCWPQDTWDVDDTNLFIMPIVIVQITEFECGGLALSMSHAHTAMDGFTTFTFINEWTKVCRLGIPEDKIDFLSINLADVFPSRDLSKLLLPRLPQEDREEAKLVAKRLYINESAISRLREEVGDLCFKPSRVEMIVALLWRALIRASEKKHGHLRRSLMGVPINMRPKLKSLPQIEKSFGNLVIEAPVKFIPGEINNMELHNFVRLIRDTVKETIVACDKTSPDDVVAAVANIYNESFQAQEWGASDEVDMYTSSSLCRFPIQEADFGWGKPCLMHFGSRHNQVCWLYDAECGNGICVQMDLKETNAKLFECEDDIKAFFEF from the coding sequence ATGGCCTTtgaaaaagaaaacatgaaagTTGAAATTGTGTCTACAAAGTTCATAAAACCATCtttaccaactccaaatcatctCCAAAATTACAAATTATCTTTCTTTGATCAAATAGCTGATGAGGCACATTTACCTCTTGTTCTTTTTTATCCTCCTACTAACAACATTAATTATGCAACTCATGAATAACAATTCGAGCAATCTTTATCTAGAATTTTAACCCATGTTTACCCTATTTCTGGCAGATTTATCGAGGACGATGACTCGATATCATGCAAAGACCAAGGGGTTAAATTTGTAAAAGCTAAGGTAAATAGTAAgctgaatgaatttcttgagaaaGCACACAAGGATGTCAACCTTGCATTGCTTTGTTGGCCTCAAGATACTTGGGATGTAGATGACACTAACTTATTCATCATGCCAATTGTCATTGTCCAAATCACAGAATTCGAGTGTGGTGGATTGGCTCTATCTATGAGCCATGCACACACGGCGATGGATGGTTTCACAACTTTCACTTTTATTAATGAGTGGACTAAAGTGTGCAGATTAGGTATTCCTGAAGACAAGATTGATTTCCTGAGCATTAATTTGGCTGATGTTTTTCCATCAAGAGATCTATCGAAACTTCTCTTGCCTCGTCTCCCCCAGGAGGATCGCGAGGAAGCTAAATTAGTAGCCAAAAGGCTATACATCAATGAAAGTGCCATTTCAAGGCTCAGAGAGGAAGTCGGAGACTTATGCTTTAAGCCCTCAAGAGTTGAAATGATCGTAGCCCTCCTATGGAGGGCTCTGATACGTGCTTCAGAAAAGAAGCACGGACATCTAAGACGTTCCCTAATGGGTGTCCCTATAAACATGCGCCCTAAGTTGAAATCGTTACCTCAaatagaaaaatcttttgggaATCTTGTAATTGAAGCCCCAGTAAAATTCATACCGGGGGAGATCAACAACATGGAGTTGCACAATTTCGTGAGATTAATTCGTGACACAGTGAAGGAAACTATTGTTGCTTGTGACAAGACTTCACCAGACGATGTAGTGGCAGCTGTGGCTAATATATACAATGAAAGTTTCCAAGCACAAGAATGGGGAGCAAGTGATGAAGTAGACATGTACACAAGTTCAAGTTTGTGTAGATTTCCAATACAAGAAGCTGATTTTGGTTGGGGAAAACCatgtttgatgcattttggtTCAAGACATAATCAGGTTTGTTGGTTGTATGATGCTGAATGTGGCAACGGGATTTGTGTGCAAATGGATTTGAAGGAAACTAATGCCAAATTATTTGAATGTGAAGATGATATCAAGGCTTTCTTTGAGTTTTAG